In Bubalus kerabau isolate K-KA32 ecotype Philippines breed swamp buffalo chromosome 4, PCC_UOA_SB_1v2, whole genome shotgun sequence, one DNA window encodes the following:
- the LOC129651402 gene encoding C-C motif chemokine 4: MKLCMTVLSLLVLMAAFCSPALSAPMGSDPPTACCFSYTLRKIPRNFVIDYFETSSLCSQPAVVFQTKKGRQVCANPSEPWVQEYMDDLELN, from the exons ATGAAGCTCTGCATGACTGTCCTGTCCCTCCTTGTGCTCATGGCTGCCTTCTGTTCTCCGGCGCTCTCAGCACCAA TGGGCTCAGACCCTCCCACGGCCTGCTGCTTCTCTTACACTCTGCGGAAGATTCCTCGCAACTTTGTGATTGACTACTTCGAGACCAGCAGCCTCTGCTCCCAGCCAGCTGTGGT ATTCCAGACCAAAAAGGGCAGGCAGGTCTGCGCCAACCCCAGTGAGCCCTGGGTCCAGGAGTACATGGATGACCTTGAATTGAACTGA